In Cherax quadricarinatus isolate ZL_2023a chromosome 28, ASM3850222v1, whole genome shotgun sequence, a single window of DNA contains:
- the LOC138853341 gene encoding uncharacterized protein, whose amino-acid sequence MPRGKKLLTPRRIVTLLFPSDSSNTDGSASEDEFQGFNEVVTETNDHNIGNSEENPDDSQLSTSTAGPSCSRSVVPEQKRKLLFSHILESNVSIGDDSDSEYELQALENGSSSDSEVEYSPVKRQYIRWYVRSCSVPYAIPMGRSTSQSISHGCTTGTDSENEDDSVAIGMENVHGGGSGGAGREAPAVGHAATHATASADLQQRPPFPHPPTTQASTTTNSTTTTTCQYPVPTSRPHLGLA is encoded by the coding sequence atgcctcgtggtaAGAAACTCCTCACACCTCGGCGAATTgtgacacttttgttccccagtgacagttctaatacagatggaagtgccagtgaagatgagtttcaaggttttaatgaggttgtgaccgaaactaatgaccataatatcggtaatagtgaggaaaacccagatgacTCTCAGCTTTCCACCTCTactgctgggccatcttgttcacgttcagttgtaccagaacaaaagaggaaactcctattttcccatatcCTGGAGTCaaatgtgagcattggtgatgatagtgatagtgaatatgaactacaagctcttgaaaacggTTCCAGTAGCGATAgcgaagtggaatattctccagtgaagcgtcagtatatacgatggTATGTGCGCTCttgtagtgtgccatatgctattccaatgggaaggagtacatctcagagtatatcccatggctgtacaacaggaacagatagtgaaaatgaagatgatagtgttgcaattgggatggaaaatgtacatggtggtggtagtggtggtgctggccgtgaggcaccagcagtgggccatgctgccacccatgccactgcctcagctgatctacaacaaaggccaccattcccccacccacccaccacacaagcctccacaaccacaaactccacaaccacaaccacctgtcaatatccagtacccaccagcagaccgcacctgggattggcatgA